The segment CGTTGCACAGTTCCTGCAGCAACACCCGCAATGGCCGCACTCCCCAACTGCGCATCGGCGCCACCCAGAAGAATCGCCCCCAACAGCGCTGCTGCGGCAGGCAAACTCATACTGCTGGCATCCTCATAGGCACGTGCCAGATGATTCTGGGTCACATGCGCAATCTCGTGCGCCAGCACTGCTGCCATCTCTCCCTCGTCCTGGGCGGCTGCGATCAATCCGGTATGCACACCGATATAACCTCCCGGCGCGGCAAAGGCATTTATGGAGGGGTCATCCACCACGAAAAAGGTAAAGGGCTGATCGAGGACATCGGCACTGCCTACCAGCCGGGCACCAACCGCCTCGACGTATTCGGTGATCAGTGGGTCTTCCAGCAATTTGCCCGCCTGCTGCAGCCTGCGCATCAACTCTTTCCCGATACGCTCCTGTTCGTGCGCGGACCAGATACTGCCCGCGGTGCTGCCCATCTCCGGCAGTTGCACCCCGGCGGCCATGCCCACAGAGGACAACAGGAGAAGAACGGCTACGGTGGCTGCCTGAACTCTCGGTATCAAAACGGTGTCCCCTGATTCTCATGCGTCCCGGGCGCGCAAATAGGCCTGTCGACGACTGCGACTAGGCATTCTGACTCTTGCCGCTGCACGGTGTTCCCGAAAACCCCGTTCGCCGAGTATCCCCACGGGGTAGGCTGCATGCTATCCCTTACGGGAGTGCGGACGTGACTTGCCTTTACCCTGACCGCTGACATATAAGTACTGGCTGACATTCTAATAGACACATCACCATCCAATTGGAGGAGTTCAACAATGGCTGATTTCGATCAGGAACTCGACGCAACGGGCCTCAATTGCCCGCTCCCGATCCTGCGTGCCAAGAAATCCCTCGCGGGTTTACAGAGCGGCCAAGTCCTACGTGTGGTAGCCACCGACCCGGGATCCGTCAAGGATTTCGACGCTTTCGCCAGGCAAACGGGCAACGAACTACTGGATTCGAGCGAAGATGCAGGGACCTATTACTTCCGTATTCGCAAGGCCTGAACAGCATTCAACGTCGCAGCCGATCCAGTTGTGGCGTGCATCAATCGCACTCCCGCGAATGTCGCACTTGCCTGTCCAACCCGCAACCCCTTTCAGGGCTGTAGACCGGCTTGTCGCGATCCGCTGTGACCATTCTGTCGCTCTGTTGACCGGAAGGAAACTCAATGTCTGATCAAAAAAGTTTGGCCATTATCGCCACCAAAGGTTCGCTGGACTGGGCCTATCCGCCGTTTATTCTTGCGACCACCGCGGCCGCTCTGGGTTACAAGACGAGTATCTTCTTCACCTTCTACGGCCTGCAATTGCTGAAGAAGGACATGAACCTGCAGGTCACCCCGCTCGGCAACCCCGCAATGCCCATGCCCATGGGCATGGACAAGTGGTTCCCGGTTCTCGGTACTGCACTGCCGGGTATGCAGTCGATGATGAGCATGATGATGAAGCAGAAGATGAAGGCCAAGGGCGTGGCCAGCATCAACGAACTGCGCGATCTTGCGCTGGAGGCCGAGGTGAAAATGATCGCCTGTCAGATGACCGTCGATCTCTTCGACTTCCAGCCCAAGGACCTCATCGACGGCATCGAATACGGTGGTGCCGCCATGTTCTTCGAGTTTGCCGGCGAATCCGACGTCAGCCTGTTCGTCTGATCAGCAGATCGCGCAGCGGTGAGGTGGCGCTCTACAGCCACTTCACCGCCACTTCACGCCTGCCCCTCATCCAGCGTATAGCGGTCTATACGGCGCACATCCTCTTCTGCACCAGGGTGGTGTTTCAACTAAAACCTATCTCAGAATCCCCCGCGAGCTGTGCCGGTCGCTCGTGGTTCGAGCGCCAGGTGTGGCGAGCGTGGTTGGGTCATTCCCAATGAGCGAGCCGCGACGCCGCGCTGGAGCCACGAGCGCCCGGCCCTGCGGGTTGGCCCCAGAGGAGCGCTGGGTAGGCCCGAAGGCGCAGCCAATAGCAGCGCTATTGGCAAGTCGAGAACACCGCCAGCGCACCTCTGGGGCTCAACACAGTACGCGGGGGATTCTGAGATAGGTTCTAGCCTGAAGAATATTGCAGCGCTGCGCTGGATACCAACGCAGCCAGGAAGGCCCGGTTCTCCTCGGGCGTCCCAACTGTCACCCGCAAGCAATCGGTCAACCGCCCGCCGGCTCCATTGAGATTCTTGATCAACACTCCCCGCGCTTTGAGTGCGGCGAACAACTCATCGGCCCGGCCCGCAGGGCAGCGGATCAGCAGGAAGTTAGCACGACTGGGATAGACGGTGATGCCAGGCAGGGTAGCCAGTGCCTCGAACAGCGACTCGCGCTCGCGGCAGATCTCCGCGGTCTGCGCATCGAACACCGCGCTGTGGCGGAGCGCGAACCGGGCGCTGACCTGGGTCAGTACGTTGATGTTGTAGGGCAGCCGCACCTTGTCGAACTCGCCCAACCAACGAGGGTCGCCCACCAACAAACCGAGCCGCAGCCCGGCCAGCCCCATTTTCGAGACCGTGCGCATCACCACCAGATTGGGGTACTCCGCCACCGCTCCCAGAAGGGAGGCTCCCGCAAACGGCGCGTAGGCCTCGTCGACCACCACCAGCCCCGGCGCGGCCTCGATCAGCCGGCGGATCTCAGCCTCGGGCCACAGGTTGCCGGTCGGGTTATTGGGGTAGGCGAGGAACAGCACCGCCGGCTGGTGACGCTCGATGGCCGCCAGCATGGCCGGCATGTCGAGGGTGAAATCGTCACCCTTCAACGCGACACCCACGTAATCCATGCCGGTAAACAGCCCGATCATCCGGTACATGACGAAACTGGGCTCCGGCGCCAACACGCTGCGCCCCTCCCCGGCCAGGGCCAGGGCGATCATCTGAATCAACTCATCGGAACCGTTGCCGAGCAGGATCTCGGCCGCGGCGGGAATCGGCATCGCCGCCCGCAGTGCATCCTTGACACCGCGCGCATCGGGATCGGGGTAGCGATTGACCGGTGTCTCACGCAACAGCGTCAGCCACTCCTCGACCATCTCGGCGGGCCAGCGATAGGGGTTTTCCATGGCGTCGAGCTTGATCAGGTTGCCGGGATCGGGGACGTGGTAGGCGGACAACGCCCGTATCTCGGGCCGTATCCAGCGGTGCACCCATGCTTTGGAGTCGTTCATCTAAAGTCTTTCAACGCAGAGCCGCAAAGACACCACGATCGCAAAGCGAACACAACCGATAAAATCTTCGTGCCCGTTGCGTCCTGGCGCCTTCGCGTTGAATTCTTTACCGATCCTCGCTCTTCACCCGATACTCCGCCGAGCGTGCATGGGCCGTCAGACCCTCGCCACGCGCCAGGGAAGCGGCAACCTTGCCCAGATGACTTGCTCCCTCGGGCGAGCAGAAGATGATGCTGGAGCGCTTCTGGAAATCATAGACCCCCAGCGGCGAGGAGAACCGCGCCGTCCTCGAGGTGGGCAGCACGTGGTTGGGGCCGGCACAGTAATCACCCACGGCCTCGGCGGTGTAGCGCCCCATGAAGATCGCGCCGGCGTGGCGAATCTTCTGCGCCAGCGCCTGCGGATCGGCTACCGAAAGTTCCAGATGCTCCGGGGCGATGAAATTGGCCACCGCGGCCGCCTCATCGAGATCCTTGACGCGTACCAGTGCGCCGCGCGCGCCCAACGAGGTGCGGATCAGTTCGGCACGCTCCATCCCGGGGCACAGGCGATCGATGCTCTCGGCCACCCGGTCGAGGAATCCGGCGTCGGGACTGATGAGTATTGCCTGGGCGTCCTCGTCGTGTTCCGCCTGTGAGAAGAGATCCATGGCGATCCAATCGGGATCGGTCTGCCCATCGCAGATCACCAGGATTTCCGAAGGCCCGGCGATCATGTCGATGCCGACGGCACCAAAGACCATGCGTTTGGCGGTCGCCACATAGATATTGCCGGGGCCGACGATCTTGTCCACCTGCGGAATGGTTTCGGTCCCGTAGGCCAGTGCCGCCACCGCCTGGGCGCCGCCAATGGTGAAGACTCGATCGACGCCACTGATCGCCGCGGCTGCCAGCACCAGGTCGTTGACCTCGCCGTCGGGTGTGGGCACCACCATGATCAGTTCCGGTACTCCCGCCACCTTGGCCGGGATGGCGTTCATCAGTACCGACGAGGGGTAGGCCGCTTTGCCGCCAGGGACGTAGAGACCGACGCGATCGAGCGGCGTCACCTGCTGGCCGAGCACCGTACCGTCGGCTTCGGTGTAGGACCAGCTCTCCATCTTCTGGTGCTGGGCATAAGCACGCAACCTGTGCGCCGCGAACTCCAGCGCCTCGCGCTGCTGGGCAGGCAAACTCCCTCGTGCCTGCTCCAGGCGATTCTGTGGGATCTCCAACTCGGCCATTCCCTCGGCCTGCATACGATCGAAGCGGTTGGTAAACTCCACCACCGCCGCGTCGCCACGTGCGCGAACCGCGTCGATAATCTCCTGCACCGTAGCGTGAACGGCGGCATCGGAAACGCCCTCCCACGCCAGCAATGCGGCGAGCTGCGACTGAAACCCGGGCCGGGTGCTGTCGAGGCGCTTGATGTCGATCACTGCGAAATCCTCACTGCGCGGCTTGCACCGTCGTCTCCAGGGCATCGATCAGCTCCTGCACGGCGGTGTGTTTCATTTTCATCGACGCCTTGTTGACCACCAGGCGCGAACTGATGTCGGCGATGTGCTCCAGGGGAGCGAGGCCATTCGCCTTGAGGGTGTTGCCGGTATCGACCAGATCGACGATACGGTCCGCCAGCTTTACCAGCGGCGCCAACTCCATGGAGCCGTAAAGTTTGATGGTCTCCACCTGCCTGCCCTGGCGGGCGTAGTAACGACGCGTGATGTTGGGGTACTTGGTCGCCACCCGCAGGCGTTCGGCCGGTTCCGCCTCCTCGGGTCGGCCCGCCACCATCAAGCGGCAGCGGGAAATTCGCAGATCGAGCGGCTCGTAGAGCCCATCGCCCCCATGCTCCATCAGCACATCCTTACCGGCCACGCCCAGATCGGCGGCCCCGTACTCCACATAGGTGGGCACATCGGAGGCGCGAATGATCACCAGCCGCACATCGGGCCGGTTGGTCTCCAGAATCAGCTTGCGGCTGGTCTCCGGATCGTCCCGGGGAATGATCCCGGCGCCCGCCAGGAGCGGCAGCGCCTCCTGGAAGATGCGTCCCTTGGAGACAGCGATGGTCAGTGTGTCGCGCATGTTCGTTGCTGAGATGAGATCAGGAGGGAACGCGACGAATCTTCGCGCCCAGCTGGGCAAGCTTTTCCTCGATATTGTCGTAGCCGCGATCGATATGATAGATCCGGTCGACGCGCGTCTCGCCTTTCGCCACCAGACCCGCCAGCACCAGACTGGCCGAAGCGCGCAGATCGGTGGCCATCACGGGCGCGCCCTTGAGCAGCCTGACGCCGGTACAAATGGCGGTGTTCCCCTTGAGCTCGATCCTGGCACCCATGCGATCGAGTTCCGGCACATGCATGAAGCGGTTTTCAAACACCGTTTCGGTAATCGTTCCCACCCCCTCGGCAACCGCATTGAGTGCGGTGAACTGAGCCTGCATATCGGTCGGAAAGGCCGGATAAGGAGCGGTGCGGACCTCCACCGCCTGCGGCCTGCGTCCCTCCATGTCGAGATCGATCCAGGTGTCGCCGACCTCGATCTTGGCACCCGCCTCGCGCAGCTTGACCAATACTGAATCGAGCAGCGAGGGTTGCGTGTCCTTGACCTTGATGCGGCCGCTGGTCATGGCCGCAGCCACCAGAAAAGTACCGGTTTCGATACGATCGGGGAGGATGTTGTACCGCCCGCCCCGCAGGGCCGTCACCCCTTCGATGGTGATGGTATCCGTACCCTGGCCGGTGATCTTGGCACCCAGTGAATTGAGGCAATGCGCCAGATCGACCACCTCGGGCTCGCGCGCGGCATTCTCGATAATGGTGACGCCATCGGCCAGGGTGGCCGCCATCATCAGGTTCTCGGTACCGGTAACGGTCACCAGGTCCATGAAGATGCGTGCACCACGCAGGCGCTTGGCGCGGGCACGAATATAGCCGCCCTCGACAACTATGTCCGCCCCCATGGCCTGCAGTCCCTTGATGTGCAGATTGACCGGTCGCGATCCGATGGCGCAGCCGCCTGGCAACGACACGTCAGCCTCGCCAAAGCGCGCCAACAGCGGGCCGAGCACGAGGATCGACGCGCGCATGGTCTTGACCAGTTCGTAGGGAGCGACGAAGTTGTTGATGGAGCGCGGATCGACCTCGACATTCATACGCTCGTCGACGGTGAGTTCCACCCCCATGCCGCCGAGCAACTCCATCGTGGTGGTGATGTCGTGCAGATGCGGTATGTTGCCGATTGCGACCATCCCATCCACCAGGAGTGTCGAGATGATGATGGGCAGCGCGGCATTCTTGGCGCCGGACATACGCACCTCACCGGAGAGCGGCACGCCACCTTCGATGATCAGTCGGTCCATAGGTCCCGGTCGGAAAGGGCCTTGGTGTGTGTCAACGGCAGAGTGTCAGGCACTGGGACGTCCCTCGGCTTCCCACTCTTCGGGGGTCAGCGTCTGTATCGAGAGCGCATGGATCTCGGCGCGCATCTTGTCCCCCAAAGTCGCGTAGACCTGACGGTGCTGCTGAACCAGCCCTTTACCGGCAAATGAATCGGCGACAATGACAGCCTTGAAGTAAGTACCGTCTCCACTGACAGATACGTGCTCGGCCTCGGGAAGGCCGGCACGGATTATCGCCTCGATATCTTGCGCTTGCATCTTTGCGGAAACTCCTGCCCGGACACGGGAAAAGGGACCTATGATACGGGAAATTGCGGTGCGGCGTTAACGACCGGGGGACACGGCGCCTAATCGGCGTCGGGCGCCTCATCGTTCAACAATCCATACACCTGGCTAATTCGAGCCATGGCCTGCATCTGCTCGGGGATATTGCGAAACGTCAGCTTTGCGCCGCGCTGCCGCGTCTGCCGCAACCACTCAACCAGAAGCGCGAGACCGGCGCTGTCGCTGCGCTTGACGCCGCGCAGATCAATCACGGTTTCCTGGCCTGGTCTCTGCAACGGTTCCAGCAGCCCCTCCAGCTGCGGCACGCTGGCAAAACTCAGGGCGCCGGTCAGCAGCAGTTCGCCGTCGCCGCCCTGCTTCAGACAGGCGTCATTTTGCACCATCACCACCCTTGTTGCGGGTCGCGAGGGTGGCGATCAGGTTGTCGATACCACCACTGCTGATTTCGTTGGCGAAGGTGCTGCGGTAATTGGCAACCAGGCTGATATCGTCGATCGCGACATCGTAGACCTTCCATGCACCATCCGTGAGATGCATCCGGTAGTCGATGGGAATCGGGAAGGCACCCGGCTGTTCCACCTCGGCCCGCACCTTGACCTGGGTATCATCCGGTTTCATGCGCACCGGTTGCATGGTCACCTTCTGGCCTTTGTATTCGGCCAGCGCCGTTGCGTAGGTACGCACCAGTAACGCGGTAAACTCCTCTAAAAAGCGCTGACGTTGTTCCGGCGTTGCCTTGCGCCAATTCTTCGCCAGCACCCAACGCGAGATGCGTTCAAAATCGAAATGGGGCAGCGCAATCTCCTCCACCAGCCGATAGATCCGGTCCGGATCCTTTTCAATCACCGCCTTCTCGGCCTGGATCGCCTGCAACAGCCTGTCCGTGGTGTCCTGCACCAGTTCCAAAGGTCCCATCGCCGCCTGCGCCACGCCCAGCCAACCGGCCATTGCCAGCAGGAGCAGTATCACTCCGCCTCTGCGCACTCTTTTTCTCATGTAAGCTCCCTACCGACTTCTGTCGTTTGTACCCGGCAAACCGCCACCACGCTCAAACTGCCAACTTCCACCAGCGACGCCTTCGTGCACAACGGTCCGTTCTTGGGTGTTGAGAGTTCAAACCGTGCGCCAAGTTCCACCTATTCCTTGACGCCTTCCGCAGCCTTGCTGAAGAGAAACTGACCGATGATCTTCTCCAGCACCAGCGCGGACTGGGTCAGCTGGATGCTGTCCCCGTCCTTGAGAAACTGTTCCTCACCACCGGGCTCGAGACCAATATACTGCTCGCCCAGCAAGCCCGCAGTGAGGATGCTGGCGCTGGTATCCGTGGGCAACTTGTCGTAGTGCGCACTCACGTTGAGCGTCACCAGGGCCTCGTAGTTCTCATTGTCGTAGCTGATACCGGCCACCCGCCCTATCCTTACCCCCGAAACAGTCACCGGTGATCGCACCTTGAGGCCGCCGATGTTTTCGAATCGGGCTACCAGCGTGTAGCCTTTTTCATCCGTGAAACCGCTCAGATTGCTGACCTTCATCGCCAGCACGAAGAGCGCCGCCAGTCCCGCAGCGACAAACAGCCCGACCCATATTTCCGTAGTTCGTGACTGAAACATGATTAGACCTCTGTGAACATGAGTGCGGTGAGCAGGAAATCGAGCCCCAATACCGCCAGTGCCGTGTGCACCACGGTGCGGGTCGTCGCCCGGCTCACCCCCTCGGAAGTGGGCACTGCGTCGTAACCCTCGAATACCGCGATCCAGGTCGCCACGACTCCGAACACCACGCTCTTGATGACGCCATTATAGACATCCTCCTGCAGATCCACCTTGGCCTGCATCTGCGACCAGAAGGCCCCTTCATCGACGCCCAGCAGGCCAACGCCGACAAAATAGCCGCCCACAACCCCCACGGCACTGAAGATGGCGGCCAGCAGCGGCATCGAGATCACCCCGGCGAGGAACCGCGGACCGATAACACGCTGCAGGGGATCGACTGCCATCATCTCCATGCCGGAGAGTTGCTCGGTGGCCTTCATGAGCCCGATCTCTGCGGTTAAAGCCGACCCGGCGCGTCCGGCAAAGAGCAGTGCCGCGACCACCGGTCCCAACTCGCGCACCAGCGAGAGCGCCACCACCACGCCCAGCGACTCCTCGGCACCAAAATCGACCAGGGTGTTGTATCCCTGCAGTCCCAGCACCATACCGACAAACAACCCCGAGACCAGGATGATCACCAGCGACAGCACACCCACGGAATAGATCTGCCGGATTACCAGACCAAAGCGCCACAGCAGTCCCGGCAGTGTAACCAGGGTATGAAAAAGAAAGAGGTGACCGCGTCCCAGGCGCTCGAAGAAATTGAGCCCGGCCCGCCCCAGTCGCTGCAGCAGGGTCAGCATGCCGCGTCCCCGTCGAGCAACTCCACAGCGAGGGGCGGCGCCGGATAGTGGAAGGGCACCGGTCCATCGGGCAGCCCCTGCATGAACTGGCGCACCCAGTCGGAATGGGAATCGCGCAGCGCCGCCGGTGTGCCGTGCTCGATAACCTTGCCTCCGGCAATCACGTAGATGTAGTCGGCGATGGAGGCGGTCTCAGCCACATCGTGCGAGACGATAATAGAGGTCAGCCCCAACGCGTCGTTCAGCGTGCGAATCAATTTCACCAGCACACCCATGGAGATCGGATCCTGCCCCGCGAAGGGCTCGTCGTACATGATCATCAGCGGATCGAGCGCGATGGCGCGCGCCATCGCTACCCGCCGCGCCATGCCGCCAGACAACTCACTGGGCATCAGATCACGTGCGCCGCGCAGTCCAACGGCCTCCAATTTCATCAGGACCAGATCGCGGATCATGCGCTCGGGCAGCCGGGTGTGCTCGCGCAGCGGAAAGGCGACGTTCTCGTAAACAGTAAGATCGGTCAGCAGGGCGCCGCTCTGAAACAGCATTCCCATACGCTTGCGCAGCTCATACAACCCGCTGCGTGACAACCGCGCCACCTCTTCGCCATCGACGTGCACAGCGCCTTCCAGCGGTCGCAGCTGGCCACCGATCAGGCGCAGCAGCGTCGTCTTGCCGCTGCCGCTCGGCCCCATGATCGCCGTGATTCGGCCGCGGCGGATATCGAGATCGACACCGTCGAAGATCGCCCGCGATCCGCGCAGGAACCGTAATCCGCGGATCTCGACGAGTGTCTCGGGTTGGTTGGCTTGCAAGGCAGACGATCCAGGGTTGGTTGTGCTTTCTTGTTCGGGTCGCGTCACTGCGCCGGTGCTGCAGGTACTCGGCCGCAAGTGTCGGTGCTCGCAGGAATCAAGTCAACTTCATCGGCGGCCCATCGGGCGGCACCTGGCAGCCACCCGGCGTGCGGCCCGTGCTGCCCTGCGCGGCGTCGTGTCATAATAGATCGCGTGTCGCCGGCCTGCTGAGACCCGTCGCACAGTAGGGCCTGTCGCCCCTGAACCCCGAGTCTCGCCCAAAACCAACGCCACCGCTTGATGGATCATACGACCGGTCTCCTGTTACCCATTGCCGCCGTCATCGCCGGATTCCTCATGCTGGTCTGGGGCGCGGACCGCTTCGTCGTCGGCGCCGCCGCCACGGCGCGCAACCTGGGTATATCCACGCTGATCATCGGTCTTACGGTGGTGGGATTCGGCACGTCAGCCCCGGAGATGCTGGTCTCGGGCATGGCCGCCTGGCAGGGCAACACGGGGCTCTCGATCGGCAACGCGCTGGGATCCAACATCGCCAACATTGGCCTGATCCTCGGGGTAACAGCCCTGATCGCCCCGCTCGATGTCCATTCGGACACCTTGCGTCGCGAGTTTCCCATCCTACTCGCCGTCGTTATGTTCGCAGGCGTACTGATGGCGGACGGCAACCTGGGACGTATCGACGGTCTGTTGCTGCTGGGCGGGCTCTGCATGATGCTCTACTGGCTGGTGACGCTGGGGATGCGCATGCGCCGCGGTGATCCCATGACCCGGGAGATCACGGCCGAAGTACCCGAAGCGCGGCCACTCTCCCGCGCGCTGATGTGGTTGGTCTTCGGCCTGGCGGTACTGCTGGTCAGCTCGCGCATGCTGGTGTGGGGGGCGGTGGAGATTGCCCAGAGCCTGGGCGTCAGCGATCTGGTCATCGGCCTCACGATCGTTGCCATCGGCACCAGCCTCCCCGAACTGGCGGCCGCCATCGTGAGTGCCATAAAAAAGGAACACGACATTGCGATCGGCAATATCATCGGTTCCAATATGTTCAACTTGTTGGCGGTGCTGCCACTGCCCGGCCTGATCAGCCCCGGAAGGTTTCCCGAAGAGGTGCTGGTGCGCGATCTGCCGGTCATGGCAATAATGACCCTGGCCCTGTTCGCCATGGCTTATGGATTCGGGGGACACGGCCGCATCAACCGCTTGGAGGGGGGTACGCTGCTCGCCGCCTTTGTCGGCTACCAGGTCATGCTCTACATCCAGCACTGAAACCTAAACCCAACGACGCGACCATACATGGCACCACAAGACTCGACATCTTCCCCGGTGGATCATCCCGACGCGAAGTTCTGTGATCTCGGGCGGGCGGTGATCACGACCGAGGCGGCCGCAGTGACGGCGCTCGCTCAACGCATCGATGCCGGGTTCGCCCGTGCCTGCCGCATCCTGCTCGCCTGCGAGGGGCGCATCATCGTGCTCGGCATGGGCAAATCAGGGCATATCGGCAGCAAGATCGCCGCCACCCTGGCGAGCACCGGCAGTCCGGCCTTTTTCGTCCATCCGGGCGAAGCGAGTCATGGCGATCTGGGAATGATTACCGCCAAGGATGTGGTACTCGCGCTCTCCAACTCGGGGGAAACGGAGGAGATCCTCACCATCCTGCCGCTCATCAAACGCCTCGATGTGCCGTTGATCACCCTCACCGGCAAGCCGGACTCCACGCTGGGGCGCCAATCCAGCGTCTGTATCGATGTCAGCGTCGATCAGGAGGCCTGTCCGTTGGGTCTCGCGCCCACCTCCAGCACCACCGCGACGCTGGCCATGGGCGATGCACTGGCGGTTTCGCTGCTCCAAGCGCGCGGCTTTACGGCCGCCGATTTTGCCCGCTCGCATCCTGCGGGGCGCCTGGGCAAGCGCCTGCTGCTGCGCATCCACGATGTGATGTACAGCGGCGCTGAAGTTCCGCGGGTGCCCGAATCTGCCGGCCTCAGTACCGCACTGCTGGAGATGAGCCGCAAAGGATTGGGGATGACCGCGATC is part of the Pseudomonadota bacterium genome and harbors:
- a CDS encoding KpsF/GutQ family sugar-phosphate isomerase; this encodes MAPQDSTSSPVDHPDAKFCDLGRAVITTEAAAVTALAQRIDAGFARACRILLACEGRIIVLGMGKSGHIGSKIAATLASTGSPAFFVHPGEASHGDLGMITAKDVVLALSNSGETEEILTILPLIKRLDVPLITLTGKPDSTLGRQSSVCIDVSVDQEACPLGLAPTSSTTATLAMGDALAVSLLQARGFTAADFARSHPAGRLGKRLLLRIHDVMYSGAEVPRVPESAGLSTALLEMSRKGLGMTAIVDGAERVVGIYTDGDLRRTLDQGIDIHNAPVASVMTRGCTTVTADLLAAEGLQIMEEKKINGLLVVDASNRLIGALNMHTLLRAGVL
- a CDS encoding calcium/sodium antiporter (YrbG; inner membrane protein involved in cell envelope integrity; putative sodium ion/calcium ion exchanger; in E. coli it is non essential for cell viability; member of the YRBG family of cation/Ca2+ exchangers), whose amino-acid sequence is MDHTTGLLLPIAAVIAGFLMLVWGADRFVVGAAATARNLGISTLIIGLTVVGFGTSAPEMLVSGMAAWQGNTGLSIGNALGSNIANIGLILGVTALIAPLDVHSDTLRREFPILLAVVMFAGVLMADGNLGRIDGLLLLGGLCMMLYWLVTLGMRMRRGDPMTREITAEVPEARPLSRALMWLVFGLAVLLVSSRMLVWGAVEIAQSLGVSDLVIGLTIVAIGTSLPELAAAIVSAIKKEHDIAIGNIIGSNMFNLLAVLPLPGLISPGRFPEEVLVRDLPVMAIMTLALFAMAYGFGGHGRINRLEGGTLLAAFVGYQVMLYIQH